In a single window of the bacterium genome:
- a CDS encoding ABC transporter permease yields the protein MARPRASDIIDPLDRAEADSRLAGRSHAGAAEAARASRRLPAILAALGAVLVLYLAVPFLVGFASLDRADTIAAARDAINAGAVGVSVATATASTAIAMVLGVPLAYVLARGDFRGKALVAGAVYLPLVVPPLAGGLLLLTVFGPRGVLGWWFDARSIQIADAWPGIVLAQVFVAAPFLIVAAQVAFAGVDPALERVSYALGVPPLRTFFRVSLPLAWPGILAGLPLAWLRALGEFGATVMLAYHPYSLPVYLFVQFGAQGLRAALPIAALLGVLGIAALAVVRAAGAAARR from the coding sequence ATGGCACGACCGAGGGCGTCCGACATCATAGACCCGCTGGACCGGGCAGAGGCGGATTCGCGTCTCGCCGGGCGCTCTCACGCGGGCGCCGCCGAGGCCGCGCGGGCGTCCCGGCGTCTTCCCGCGATCCTCGCCGCGCTCGGCGCGGTGCTCGTGCTCTATCTCGCGGTTCCGTTCCTCGTCGGCTTCGCCTCCCTCGACCGTGCCGATACGATCGCCGCGGCGCGGGACGCGATCAACGCCGGCGCCGTCGGCGTGTCGGTCGCGACGGCGACCGCCTCGACCGCGATCGCGATGGTCCTAGGAGTGCCGCTCGCCTACGTTCTCGCCCGCGGCGACTTCCGCGGCAAGGCCCTCGTCGCCGGGGCGGTCTACCTGCCGCTCGTGGTGCCGCCGCTCGCCGGAGGGCTGCTACTCCTGACCGTCTTCGGTCCGCGCGGGGTCCTTGGCTGGTGGTTCGACGCCCGGAGCATTCAGATCGCCGACGCGTGGCCGGGTATCGTGCTCGCCCAGGTCTTCGTCGCCGCGCCGTTTCTGATCGTGGCGGCGCAGGTGGCCTTCGCCGGGGTCGATCCGGCGCTCGAGCGGGTTTCGTACGCGCTCGGCGTTCCCCCGCTGCGGACGTTCTTCCGTGTGTCGCTCCCGCTCGCGTGGCCCGGCATCCTCGCCGGCCTGCCGCTTGCCTGGCTGCGCGCGCTCGGCGAGTTCGGTGCGACGGTCATGCTGGCGTATCATCCGTACTCGCTCCCGGTGTACCTATTCGTCCAGTTCGGCGCTCAAGGACTGCGCGCGGCGCTCCCGATCGCGGCGCTCCTCGGGGTGCTCGGGATCGCGGCCCTCGCGGTCGTCCGGGCGGCCGGCGCTGCGGCGCGGCGGTGA